CGACTATGGGGCACCTTGACTGTCCGATATGTGTATAATACCATTTCCATGCTTCTTCATTGATGGGTTCACCCACCGAGCCCAGTACTTTCAGTGAACTCAGATCGTATGGTTCAATAGGATCAGTGCCGTATGCCTGCAAAGCCCTGATAGCTGTTGGTGCTGTATAAAACTGGTTGACTTTGTGTTTTTCAATCACCGCCCAGAATCTTCCTGGATCAGGATAGGTAGGCACTCCTTCAAACATCAGCGTAGTGGCACCAGCCAATAAGGGGCCATAAACTATATAAGAATGACCTGTAATCCAGCCAATATCAGCCGTACACCAATAGACATCACCCGGGGAATATTGGAACACATTCTCAAATGAATATTTGGTGTAGACCATATAGCCACCTGTAGTATGCACCACGCCTTTGGGCTTTCCGGTAGATCCTGAAGTATAGAGGATAAACAACATGTCTTCACTGTCCATTTCTTCAGCTGCATGCGTGGTTTTTTGTCCCTCAATGACATCATGCCACCAATGATCCCTTCCTTCTACCATAGTGATATCCTGACCTGTCCTTTTACAGACAATAACCGTTTCCACACTGGATTTTTCCAATGCTTCATCCACTATGGCTTTAACAGCGATTTTTTTATTGCCTCGGTAATTCCCATCAGAAGTCAGAATGGCCTTTGCTTTACAATCAATGACTCTATCTGCCAATGAAGTCGAACTGAAACCTGCAAATACCACTGAATGTACTGCACCAATCCTGGCACAGGCCAGCATCGCCACTGCTGCTTCGGGGATCATGGGCATATAGATGATCACCCTGTCACCCTTTTCTATTCCTTTTACCTTCAGCGCATTGGCAAATTGACAGACTTCTGCATACAGTTCATTGTAGGTTATCGTTCTACCTTCCTCACTAGGGTCGCTCGGTTCCCAGATGATAGCAGGTCTGTCCCCGATGGTGAAGAGATTCCTTTCAAAGATATTCTCCGTGATATTCAATTTGGCATTGACAAACCATTTGACATCAGGTCCATCAAAATCCCATTCCAGGACTTTATCCCATCTTTTCCTCCAGTAAAAAGAATCCGCTATCCTGGCCCAAAAACTTTCAGGTTCGGTGACAGACTTTTGGTATTCGTAGAAATATCCGCTGAGGGTATGAATTCTATCGCTCATGTTATGTTTATTTTAGGTTATAGTAATTAATTTTTTTGATTGTGTGCAATATTGCCAGTAAACTGGCAAATACTTAGATACTTTGGTTCAATGCATTATTGCCCGCTACATCGGTCATCGGTCTTCCGTCATGTTTAGACAAGGTTGATGTTTAATTGGCAAGAAAACGTATATCCAAATTTGTTTTAATTCAGTAATGACTTGACTTTTGAAACCAGGTTTTTATTGGAAAATGGCTTGGTAAGGTAAAGATCTGCCCCTAGATCCAATCCTTTTTGGACATCTTGCTGTTTACTCTTTGCAGTGAGGAAAACAACCTTGACTTCCCTGTTTTTTTCTTTGATGTATTTGCATACTTCGTATCCGTCCACTTTTGGCATCATGATATCCAGAACCACCAATTCAGGATGATTTTCCTCAATGATGCCCATGGCTTCTTCTCCATCTCGGGCAATAAAAACCCTGAACCCTTCTTTTTTGAAAAGAAACTCCAACGAAAGAAGGATATTGGGCTCATCATCTACTATCAGTATCTTGTTCATCGTCGGCAATGGCTTGTGAAATTAAATTATTTTCAAACTGAAGAGGAAGAATGAATTCAAAACAGGTCATTCCATCCTGCTTGGATACACTGATCTTTCCTCCATGATATTCTATGATTTTTTTGGAAATAGCCAAACCCAAGCCGCTTCCGATCGGCTTTTTACTTGTTTGGTTTTTGGCCTGGAAAAACTTATCGAATATATAGGGAGCCTCTTCCTCAGGAACACCTTTTCCATCATCAATAACCTGAAGATAAAGATCATGATCCTTCAGGTAAGTTTTCAGGACAATTTTATTTTTGGCAAATTTGGAAGCATTGGACAGCAAGTTAAGTATTACCTGCTTCAACCTGTCCTCATCCACCAACAATTGAAACTCATCGTATGCTATCTCTATGTTGAAATCAATATTTTTCTCTTTAAACACCTGCAGCATACTCTCTGCGGTCTGAAGAATGAGTATCCTGATATCCGCTTTTTCAAGATTCAATTCCTGCCTCCCTGAGTCAAATCTTTCCAAATCCAAGACCTGATCAATTAACCTGGTCATCCTGTTGGTTTCCTGAATAATGATATCGAGAAATCTTTTCTTGTCAGATTCAGGCAGGTCATCATCCAAAAGTATTTCAGAAAAAGCTCTGATTGAGGTAATCGGTGTCTTCATTTCATGGGTCACCGTCGAGATGAATTCATCCTTGAGCATATCATTGAGTCTTAGGGTTTCATTCATTTTCTGGAGTTTTTGAGAAGCATTTTTCAGTTCCTTGCTCTTTTGTTTTAAGGCTATATTCAAACTCTTGAGCTCTTGAGTTTCCTTCAAAATTCCCAGCACCTCTTCCATGCTGATTTCTTCTTCTTTCACTACCGAAGCCACCATGATTCTCGCAGATGCCGAGCCAATAATTCCCGACAATAAGCGCTCTGAGTAATTGACCAATTCCGGATCGGCAAAATCTTTTGCAGCTGCATTATTGTCCGATCTGGCTGAAAATTCATCCAAAACCTCCCTGGTTTTTTCCTCTCCAAGGAAATTGATTAAAAGGGCCTTCAAGTCAGGAAGATATGCCTGTCCTTTCCAAATGATCGAACTGTCCAAAATAGTACTGTATTTAAAGATATCCACAAATACCACCGCTTGGTTATGTTCTTTGGAAGTCTGATTGGTGAATAGGGAAATTACCACATATAAAATAAGATTCAGTGTCAAACTGAAAAACAGCCCGTGGGTAACGTAGCTCATTTGCTCAAAACCAAAAAGGGCTTGGGGCTTTAATCCGCTGATACCAAAAAGACCATTATTCAGAATGTTTTCCGGCAAGTATCCTGCAGTGACAATGGTAGGAACAACAAGCGTGAAAAACCAAAGTATAAATCCTGCAATAATTCCTGCCAAAGCTCCTAACCTTGATCCCTTTTTCCAGAAAATTCCTCCAATAATAGCAGGAGTAAATTGTGCTATGGCTACAAAAGATATCAGGCCAATGGAAACCAATGAAAACTGTGCGGAAATCTCCCGAAAATAAATATAGGCTGCCAGTATGATCAAAAATATGGTAGCTCTTCGAATCCAGATTACGATTGACCCCAACCGGTGCTGATATTTGAGCTTGAGCTTATCATTGACCAGAAGGAGGGGCATGATGAGGTTATTACTTACCATGTTGCTGAGGGCAATGGTAGATACAATGATCATACTTGTTGCCGCAGAGAATCCGCCCAAATAGACCAGCAAAGCCAACCATTCCTGATTGTAGGCAATGGGCAAAGCAAGGACAAAGGTGTCCGCATCCACCGTTTCTGTAGGAAAATGTACCAAACCACCTAATGCAATGGGCAACACAAAAACATTGATCAGAAGCAAATAGAGCGGAAAAAGCCACATGGCTTTGTCAAGGTGCTTTTCGTCGTTGTTTTCGATCACTCCCATTTGAAACTGTCTGGGTAAAAAAAGTACGGCCATCATGGATAAGGTGCTCATCCAAAACCACTCTGAAACGCCATTTTCTCCCTGAAGCACAAACAAATGGTCTAAACCCCTCAAGGAGGCCTGAGTAAAAATGTCCGCAAAACCATCAAAAACGAAATAAGTTACAAACACACCTACTGTAATAAAGGCAATCAATTTAAATACAGATTCAAAAGCAACCGCCATTACCATCCCTTCATGCTGGGCAGTAGCTTCCGCATTCCGTGTTCCGAAAAGTACGGTAAACAATGCCAAACCAAGTGCTACATAAAATGCTGTGTCCTGGTAGAAAGGTGAATAAATCAGGTTTTGACTGATTTCGGAGTACTGAAGAATATCAAATGAATTGGCAACCGCCTTGATCTGAATCGAAGTGTAAGGCAATATTCCCAATAAGCAAAAAACAGTCACCACTCCACCAAGGGTGATATTTTTGCCATAGCGGCTGGAAATAAAATCCGCTATGGAAGAAATATGCTGTACTTTGCTGATACGGATGATTTTTCGCATCACAATCCACCAGAGTGGTGCAACCAAGCTTGGTCCTATATATATCGTTAAAAATTCCAGCCCATTGGTAGCAGCCCGGCCAACTGAACCATAATAGGTCCATGCAGTACAGTAGACGGCAAGTGAAAGTGCATAAATATAAGGATTGGAAGAAAGCTTTTTGCCCCGTGAAGCTGACCGCTCAGAATACCAGGCAATGGCAAATAGCAATGCCAGATATCCAAAAGTAAACGATATGATCAGCCCATAGCTAAGCATTGTTTTTCCTGTTCATTTTTTTGACCACCAAATAAGTCAGCAGGATAAGCAAAGCCCAAAAACCAAAAACCATGATGAACAACAAAGGAATTCCAAAAATGGCTTTTGGAATGTTGTATATGGACAATACAGGATAGTTCAGCAGAAACAATCCCAGAAAAAAAACTGCCCAGAGGTATTGGCTTTTGAGTATGTCTTTCATGCGTCTATGAATTATTTTTTTGTTCGTACAGAACAGGTCTGTGCAGATCATCTTTCAATTTAATCTACCCAGAAAATGGCGGTTTCATGATTTTTACGAAATGATTTTTAAATTAAATCATTTGAAAGTCCCAAAAAAGGGAAACCCCGACAATTCCTTCGTCGGAGTCCTTAATCCCTATTTTTTTTTACCATCAATGGTCAACTGCTTTACCCGCACCCCTTGGAATCCTGATTTCCTGAATCATATCCTGTACAGATTGTGGAGGTGCAGGAGTGGCTTTGGACACCACATAACATACCACGAAGTTGATCAGCATACCCAGAGAGCCTATACCTTCGGGAGAAATACCAAACCACCAATGTTCGACATTATTCAATTCCGGACTGTAAAACTTGAAGTAACTGATATACATAATTGTGAAGACAAGCCCGGACACCATTCCTGCTATAGCTCCTTCTTTATTCATCCGACTGGAGAATATACCCATTATGATTACAGGGAAGAAAGATGCAGCGGCCAGTCCGAAAGCAAAAGCAACTACTTCGGCCACAAATCCAGGAGGGTTCACACCAAAGTAGCCGGCCAAAATGACCGCACCACCGGCTGAAATCCTTGCAATCAACAATTCTCTTTTCTCAGTCATATCAGGTTTGAATGTTCTGAAAAGGTCTCGGGATACAGACGTTGAAATAACAAGAAGAAGACCTGCGGCAGTGGAAAGTGCAGCAGCCATCCCTCCCGCAGCCACCAATCCTATCACCCAATTTGGTAACTTCGCAATTTCAGGATTGGCAAGTACCATAATATCCCTGTCTATTTTGAGTTCATTGGTAGCCGGGTCGGCAGAATATTGGACTATGCCATCATTGTTGATGTCATTGACTACGATCAGATTGGTCTTTTGCCAATTGCCCACCCATTCGGGCAAATCATTTACAGGTTGTCCGGCCACGGTATCGATGGCATTGTAAATCCCGAATGCTGCCACAGCAGGAGCAGTGGTGTAAAGAATCGCGATAAATACCAAAGCATAGCCTGCTGAAAGACGGGCATCTTTTACCCTGGGCACTGTGAAGAACCTGACAATTACATGTGGCAATCCTGCTGTACCCACCATCAGGGCAAGCGTGATGGCGAAAATATCAATCATCCCTTTTCTCCCGGAAGTATATTCAGCAAATCCCAACTCTCCCAATACACCATCCAGTTTGTCCAATAGATAAGTACCGTCAGCAACTGTATCACCCAAGCCTAATTGAGGTATAGGGTTGCCAGTCAACTGCATGGAAACAAAAATCGCAGGCACCATATAGGCAAATATCAACACACAATATTGTGCCACTTGTGTATAGGTGATTCCCTTCATTCCACCCAAAACGGCATAGAAGAACACAATACACATACCGATAATTACACCGGTATTGATATCCACTTCAAGGTAACGGGAAAAGACTATCCCTACGCCCCGCATCTGTCCTGCGACATAGGTGAAGGAAATAAACAGCGCACAGATGACAGCCACTACCCTTGCCTTATTGGAATAATACCGGTCTCCTACAAAATCAGGAACTGTAAATTTTCCAAACTTTCTTAAATATGGGGCAAGTAACAAAGCCAATAAAACATAGCCTCCTGTCCAGCCCATCAGGTAAACAGAGCCATCGTAGCCTGAAAAGGCGATGATCCCGGCCATTGAAATGAAGGACGCCGCAGACATCCAGTCAGCAGCTGTGGCCATGCCATTGGCCAAGGGAGAGACACCGCCTCCCGCGGTATAAAATTCTTTGGTTGACCCTGCGCGGGTGTAAATCGCTATTCCGATATAAAGGGCGAATGAGGTGCCGACAAGTATGTATGTCCAGGTTAAGATATCCATTGTTTTTTAGGTTTTTTTGGGTGAGTTTTTATTCTTCGTTGACATCAAATTCCTTATCCAGCTTATTCATCCGATACACATAGACAAAAATGAGGATCACGAAAGAGTAAATTGAACCTTGCTGTGCAAACCAAAAGCCCAGCTTAAAGCCACCGATTTTGATTTGGTCAAGTTGTTCTACTAAAAGGATTCCGAATCCAAAGGAAACGGTAAACCAGATGGCCAGAAGAATAAAAAGAGTCTTTAGATTCTTCTTCCAATAGGCTTGCATTTTGATTTTGTTGTCTGACATAATTTTTTTGGTTATTAGAGGAATAAATGAGTTTGGAGAATGAATTCATTTGCCGAACCGGATTTTAAATAATTTTCAAAAAGAGGACGGTTACTGTATTGAAAGGTAATTTTTGCCTGATGTCCGTTGATGTAATAGTTGATTCCCAAATCATATTGAAATGAGCTGCTATTGAAATATTCAAAGTCTTTATAGGTCAATGCACCGAATGGCTGAAGTCTCCCATAGTCTCCCAAAATACTTTTGGGTAACAGATAACCTGCTTGGGAGTAAATGATATTGCCTGTTCCTATTGTGGGTTGGGCATTTCCAGGGCCATTTTGGGTAGTTCCCGGACCTAAACCGATATTCATAATTCCGATATTTCTGAGGTAGTTTGGACCAAAATTATAATTATAGAAGACGGTGTAAGAAGTCAGTGCAGTTCCTTTTATTGCATTGAGGGGAAGATCCAAGAATGCATCAAAACCCAATAGAGCAATATCATGATAATTTATTGTACCATCACTGTTTTTGGATGTGGTGGCTTTGCTATGATGGTGCCAACCTCCTCCGATGTTAAACACCTTTTTTGTGCCCAAATACGACCCTACAAAATATGGAAGTTTGTTATTTTCTTTTTCAAAAAACTGATAAGCTATATACCCTTGGCTTGCCCAATTGTCATTCACCACGTTTGCTGCTAAAGGCCTTTCTCTATTTTCATCAAATGATCCCCCGCCTCCTACAGAAAAAGGCTTATTTAAGGATACCCTATAGTCCCATTTGGAAATCTGTCCTTTGGCATAAATCCCAAACTGACGTGCAAACTGATCTGTTAACTCTATTAGCGGCCAATTGAATATAGGTGCATCGACAGCCATAAAGGATAAAGTACTGTGGCTGGACATTCGCGAAATGCCATTCCAATAGTGGAGGCCACTTCCAATGTACAACTCGTCAGTTACATTAAACTCGGTCCATATATCATGAAAAAACATTTGGGGTTTTTTGGCTGACATCCCGTTTGCTGAACCGGTTCCTGTCTCAGGATTTACAGTTACAGGAATATTTCCCGGATTTCCCGTGGCCCCACCTCCGGGTACACCCCCGCCTGTAAAGGTTTGGTTATTTATTCCAAAATGGGTCAAAATCAAAAACCTGGGTGAAACTTGGGCATAGGCCAGGAATCTCGCCCGGCGTATACCTATATCAGTCGAGCTGTTTTGAGGAAGACCATCTACCCCGAGGGTACCGGGATTGTTTTCAGTGGCCCTCATCCACATCTGATTCCAAATCAGGAATCTGACATATTTGGAACCATTATCACTGAGGTTGAGTACAAGTGGCTTGTAAGTATGATCAAATAGCATTTCATCTTTCTGTGTCATGAAAGATGCAAGTGTATCCTGACCATAGCCTGGTGATACTACCATCCAAAAAAAGAAAAAGAATAAAAAACAGAAACGGGATAACATAATCAATTGGGTTTGTTGTAATTGGATCCAATTGCTTTGTGACTGCAATAAGATGAACCTAAATTGAAAAGTTGCATCCCAAATAAAAAAATGGTGATATATATTTGTTAATTACATATAGTAATCCATATAATATTCTTAATTATCGGTTTTTAAATCTTTCCCATTTGATGATCATAAACTTGTCTCCGAGTTCCGTTATGAGCATTCCAGTATCAGTGAGATTCTCTTTTTGGGCCATAAACTTTACTAATTCCGTATGATTCAACACTTTATATGTTGGTCTGTAGTCATAACTTTCAGGAGCTTTTATTTTATATTGCTTGACCCAGTTCATTACAGATACATGACTGACTCCCAATATTCTTTCGATTTCACGATAGGAAATACCCTCAATATATAGCTGCAAAGCCTTTACTACATAGTATTTATCAATTGATTTGCCGAGCTTATTGACAGTAAAGTGGTACCCACATTTTTTGCACTTAAACCGCTGTCTTCCTCCTACAACACCACTTTTGACCACTTTGGTGTACTCGCATTTTGGACATATTGCTTTTTCCATTTGGTTTGTTTTGGGTTTGGTATATCAATTTAGCGAAAGTATAATATTTTAGCAAAGTATGACAACCCAAATATCAAAAAACTATTTATTCAGAATTAAATTTGGAATGAACGTCTACATTCAGAATAAATATGCTATAAAAACATTTCTAAACCAATTGCCAATCCAAAAGCAAGAATACTTATCAGGACTTTGTTCAGATAGAACCTGTGGTCAGGGCTGCTTTCAAAAAATATCGTGGTGGAAATATGCAAAAATCCACCTGCAACCATGCCATAGAAAATATTAAGTGCCTGACGGCTGAGCAGATTCTTTTCATAAAATAAGTTGCTAAGAACCATTCCCAAAGGTGATGCAAATGCAAAAATGACGAGCAAAACAAATACCCATCTTTTTTTCATGCTGCTCATCAGCACTGCCACCAAGGCAAATGCTTCCGGTCCTTTATGCAATAAGATTCCCAAAAGCAGATTGTTGTTTCCGTGATGGTGGTGGTGAATATGGTCATGTCCGTCATGGTTGTGGTGGTCTATCAATATGCCGTCATGTGACAACAACGTGCCTTCGAGGAAAGCATGCATAAATAAGCCGATCATGATCGTCCAAACCCCAACCTGAACTCCTGCGTGTTGATGACTGGGATGATGAATGTGCCCATGTTCTACCCCAGTTGAAAGCAAAGCTAAAATCTGTTGCAACAAAAATCCCAACAGGATAAATAATCCCATTTTGGTGGCGTCACCGGATTCTACAAATAATTCAGGCAAAATGTGGAGGACAGTAATTGCGAATAAATAAGAACCGGCAAAGACCAATACCAATTTAAAATACCTTTCTTCCCAACTTGGAATGAAGTAAGCCAATCCGCCGGCTACCATTGCAGTAGCGAATAAAAGGATAAAATTAAGAACCATGTAGATGGTATTTTAGGTAATTGAAAATGGAATGTTTTTTTGAATCACTTAAAAATGAAACAAAAATCAAAAGACGAAATATTTTATTCATGTGGGAAGGATAAAAATGGTTTGAGACCTTCACTGGCAAAGGATTGCATTTCACCGGCATCGTCATTATAAATCAGGAAAATCTCAAAATCCTTTTCTTTATCCTGTAAGGCAATTGCACTTTCTGTCCCCATTACCATCAATGCGGTCGCGATGGCATCAGCAGTCATACAATCTGCTGCAAGAACAGTCGCACTTAATAATCCGTGTCTCACCGGCTTTCCCGTAAATGGATCAATTGTATGGGAAATTTTTATTCCACCTGCTTCATAATAATTCCTGTAATTGCCAGAAGTAGCCATGCCTTTGTTGTCAAGAGCTATAATGCTGTAAAGCTCATCTGCCCTTCCCAAATCCTCCGGCCTGTTGACGCCGATTTTCCAAAGTTCACCATTTTCGTTGACCCCTTTGGCAAACAATTCACCGCCGATCTCCACCAATAGGTTTTCAATTCCCTTGGATATTAGGAAGTCAGAGATAACATCTACCCCATATCCTTTGGCGACAGCACTAAAATCAAGATAAATCCCCGATTTGAGTTTTTTCACCATTTCTCCGTTAAATTCAACATTATTAAATCCAACCAAAGGCAATAAATTGCTGATATTGATACTGTCTTTGAGGTGAGGTCCTTCCGGTCCAAACCCCCATAAATTGACCAGCGGACCTACAGTGGGGTCAAATGCACCCGATGTTTTTTCATAAATTAATTTACTGGCCTCAAGTACAGGAAGAAAATAGGGTAATTCAAAAACCAATGAATCACTTTTGTTAAAAACACTCAGCTCGGAATCTGGAATATAGGTAGAAAGGGATTGGTTGAATAAAACCAAAATCGAATCAATTTCATTTTTAAAATCTCTTTCCTGATTATCCAGATAAACGATCCGGTAACTTGTACCCATTGTATTCCCGGCCAACGTTACTTTTCCTGTTTTTATCTCAACAATTTTCTCGACCGGCTTCTCCTGATTTTGCCTATAGAGGTAGACAATAGCTACCAGCATCAAAAGAATTATGGAATAAATAATGTTTTTATTGGCGTTGCTGCGCATGGGATCGGGTAAATTTCACGAAAGTTAAAGCTATTTTGCCAATAAAAGTTCCAAAATGAGCTTAGAAATGCAACATAATTGCCTTTTAATTTATACCATCTTTAATTACCTTTTGGCATGGTCTAAATTTCTATATTTGTGAAGCACAATATTTAGCTATGAGAGAAGATTATTTAAGTGGGGACAAGGAAAATTTAAATTCCTCGGACAAAGAAATAGAAAAGGCCTTGCGCCCTTTGAGTTTTGATGATTTTACGGGACAGTTCAAGATTGTTGAAAACCTGAAAATATTTGTTCTCGCAGCCAAAAGAAGAAATGAGCCCCTGGACCATGTACTTTTACATGGGCCTCCCGGTTTGGGAAAAACAACCCTAAGCTATATCATCGCCAACGAATTGGAGGCCGGTATCAAAATAACCTCGGGACCGGTATTGGACAAACCTTCTGACTTAGCAGGTTTGCTGACCAACCTTGAAGATGGGGATGTCCTCTTTATTGATGAAATCCACCGCCTCAACCCTATAGTGGAAGAATATCTTTATTCTGCCATGGAAGATTTCAGGATTGATATCATGTTGGATTCCG
This window of the Aquiflexum balticum DSM 16537 genome carries:
- a CDS encoding FAD:protein FMN transferase, translated to MRSNANKNIIYSIILLMLVAIVYLYRQNQEKPVEKIVEIKTGKVTLAGNTMGTSYRIVYLDNQERDFKNEIDSILVLFNQSLSTYIPDSELSVFNKSDSLVFELPYFLPVLEASKLIYEKTSGAFDPTVGPLVNLWGFGPEGPHLKDSINISNLLPLVGFNNVEFNGEMVKKLKSGIYLDFSAVAKGYGVDVISDFLISKGIENLLVEIGGELFAKGVNENGELWKIGVNRPEDLGRADELYSIIALDNKGMATSGNYRNYYEAGGIKISHTIDPFTGKPVRHGLLSATVLAADCMTADAIATALMVMGTESAIALQDKEKDFEIFLIYNDDAGEMQSFASEGLKPFLSFPHE
- a CDS encoding sodium:solute symporter family protein; amino-acid sequence: MDILTWTYILVGTSFALYIGIAIYTRAGSTKEFYTAGGGVSPLANGMATAADWMSAASFISMAGIIAFSGYDGSVYLMGWTGGYVLLALLLAPYLRKFGKFTVPDFVGDRYYSNKARVVAVICALFISFTYVAGQMRGVGIVFSRYLEVDINTGVIIGMCIVFFYAVLGGMKGITYTQVAQYCVLIFAYMVPAIFVSMQLTGNPIPQLGLGDTVADGTYLLDKLDGVLGELGFAEYTSGRKGMIDIFAITLALMVGTAGLPHVIVRFFTVPRVKDARLSAGYALVFIAILYTTAPAVAAFGIYNAIDTVAGQPVNDLPEWVGNWQKTNLIVVNDINNDGIVQYSADPATNELKIDRDIMVLANPEIAKLPNWVIGLVAAGGMAAALSTAAGLLLVISTSVSRDLFRTFKPDMTEKRELLIARISAGGAVILAGYFGVNPPGFVAEVVAFAFGLAAASFFPVIIMGIFSSRMNKEGAIAGMVSGLVFTIMYISYFKFYSPELNNVEHWWFGISPEGIGSLGMLINFVVCYVVSKATPAPPQSVQDMIQEIRIPRGAGKAVDH
- the acs gene encoding acetate--CoA ligase, with translation MSDRIHTLSGYFYEYQKSVTEPESFWARIADSFYWRKRWDKVLEWDFDGPDVKWFVNAKLNITENIFERNLFTIGDRPAIIWEPSDPSEEGRTITYNELYAEVCQFANALKVKGIEKGDRVIIYMPMIPEAAVAMLACARIGAVHSVVFAGFSSTSLADRVIDCKAKAILTSDGNYRGNKKIAVKAIVDEALEKSSVETVIVCKRTGQDITMVEGRDHWWHDVIEGQKTTHAAEEMDSEDMLFILYTSGSTGKPKGVVHTTGGYMVYTKYSFENVFQYSPGDVYWCTADIGWITGHSYIVYGPLLAGATTLMFEGVPTYPDPGRFWAVIEKHKVNQFYTAPTAIRALQAYGTDPIEPYDLSSLKVLGSVGEPINEEAWKWYYTHIGQSRCPIVDTWWQTETGGIMVSPIAGITPTKPAYATLPLPGIQLMIVDPEGKELTGNSVEGNLCVKFPWPSMIRTTYGDHDRCKQTYFSTYKGLYFTGDGVKRDHDGYYRILGRVDDVINVSGHRLGTAEVENAINEHPLVIESAVVGYPHDIKGQGIYAYVICDMSHRTEDNLINEIKDMVSKIIGPIAKPDKIQIVPGLPKTRSGKIMRRILRKVAEGSTDSMGDTSTLLDPDVVTAIIEGRK
- a CDS encoding DUF4212 domain-containing protein, giving the protein MSDNKIKMQAYWKKNLKTLFILLAIWFTVSFGFGILLVEQLDQIKIGGFKLGFWFAQQGSIYSFVILIFVYVYRMNKLDKEFDVNEE
- a CDS encoding IS1/IS1595 family N-terminal zinc-binding domain-containing protein; amino-acid sequence: MEKAICPKCEYTKVVKSGVVGGRQRFKCKKCGYHFTVNKLGKSIDKYYVVKALQLYIEGISYREIERILGVSHVSVMNWVKQYKIKAPESYDYRPTYKVLNHTELVKFMAQKENLTDTGMLITELGDKFMIIKWERFKNR
- a CDS encoding ZIP family metal transporter, with product MVLNFILLFATAMVAGGLAYFIPSWEERYFKLVLVFAGSYLFAITVLHILPELFVESGDATKMGLFILLGFLLQQILALLSTGVEHGHIHHPSHQHAGVQVGVWTIMIGLFMHAFLEGTLLSHDGILIDHHNHDGHDHIHHHHHGNNNLLLGILLHKGPEAFALVAVLMSSMKKRWVFVLLVIFAFASPLGMVLSNLFYEKNLLSRQALNIFYGMVAGGFLHISTTIFFESSPDHRFYLNKVLISILAFGLAIGLEMFL
- a CDS encoding porin, producing the protein MVVSPGYGQDTLASFMTQKDEMLFDHTYKPLVLNLSDNGSKYVRFLIWNQMWMRATENNPGTLGVDGLPQNSSTDIGIRRARFLAYAQVSPRFLILTHFGINNQTFTGGGVPGGGATGNPGNIPVTVNPETGTGSANGMSAKKPQMFFHDIWTEFNVTDELYIGSGLHYWNGISRMSSHSTLSFMAVDAPIFNWPLIELTDQFARQFGIYAKGQISKWDYRVSLNKPFSVGGGGSFDENRERPLAANVVNDNWASQGYIAYQFFEKENNKLPYFVGSYLGTKKVFNIGGGWHHHSKATTSKNSDGTINYHDIALLGFDAFLDLPLNAIKGTALTSYTVFYNYNFGPNYLRNIGIMNIGLGPGTTQNGPGNAQPTIGTGNIIYSQAGYLLPKSILGDYGRLQPFGALTYKDFEYFNSSSFQYDLGINYYINGHQAKITFQYSNRPLFENYLKSGSANEFILQTHLFL
- a CDS encoding sensor histidine kinase gives rise to the protein MLSYGLIISFTFGYLALLFAIAWYSERSASRGKKLSSNPYIYALSLAVYCTAWTYYGSVGRAATNGLEFLTIYIGPSLVAPLWWIVMRKIIRISKVQHISSIADFISSRYGKNITLGGVVTVFCLLGILPYTSIQIKAVANSFDILQYSEISQNLIYSPFYQDTAFYVALGLALFTVLFGTRNAEATAQHEGMVMAVAFESVFKLIAFITVGVFVTYFVFDGFADIFTQASLRGLDHLFVLQGENGVSEWFWMSTLSMMAVLFLPRQFQMGVIENNDEKHLDKAMWLFPLYLLLINVFVLPIALGGLVHFPTETVDADTFVLALPIAYNQEWLALLVYLGGFSAATSMIIVSTIALSNMVSNNLIMPLLLVNDKLKLKYQHRLGSIVIWIRRATIFLIILAAYIYFREISAQFSLVSIGLISFVAIAQFTPAIIGGIFWKKGSRLGALAGIIAGFILWFFTLVVPTIVTAGYLPENILNNGLFGISGLKPQALFGFEQMSYVTHGLFFSLTLNLILYVVISLFTNQTSKEHNQAVVFVDIFKYSTILDSSIIWKGQAYLPDLKALLINFLGEEKTREVLDEFSARSDNNAAAKDFADPELVNYSERLLSGIIGSASARIMVASVVKEEEISMEEVLGILKETQELKSLNIALKQKSKELKNASQKLQKMNETLRLNDMLKDEFISTVTHEMKTPITSIRAFSEILLDDDLPESDKKRFLDIIIQETNRMTRLIDQVLDLERFDSGRQELNLEKADIRILILQTAESMLQVFKEKNIDFNIEIAYDEFQLLVDEDRLKQVILNLLSNASKFAKNKIVLKTYLKDHDLYLQVIDDGKGVPEEEAPYIFDKFFQAKNQTSKKPIGSGLGLAISKKIIEYHGGKISVSKQDGMTCFEFILPLQFENNLISQAIADDEQDTDSR
- a CDS encoding response regulator transcription factor, whose amino-acid sequence is MNKILIVDDEPNILLSLEFLFKKEGFRVFIARDGEEAMGIIEENHPELVVLDIMMPKVDGYEVCKYIKEKNREVKVVFLTAKSKQQDVQKGLDLGADLYLTKPFSNKNLVSKVKSLLN